Proteins co-encoded in one Cinclus cinclus chromosome 9, bCinCin1.1, whole genome shotgun sequence genomic window:
- the RPRM gene encoding protein reprimo: MNGSSAGLPAGTNGSLGIPGGMNGSLGIPGGMNGSSAAAGLLAGAGGAALELERALRCCTAASVVTDGSGAAGDERSLYIMRVVQIAVMCVLALTVVFGIFFLGCNLLIKSEGMINFLVKERRPSKEVEAVVVGPY, translated from the coding sequence ATGAACGGCTCCTCGGCGGGGCTCCCGGCGGGGACGAACGGCTCGCTGGGGATTCCCGGAGGGATGAACGGCTCTCTGGGGATTCCCGGAGGGATGAACGGCTcctcggcggcggcggggctgcTGGCGGGGGCCGGGGGCGCGGCGCTGGAGCTGGAGCGGGCGCTGCGCTGCTGCACCGCCGCCTCCGTGGTGACCGACGGCAGCGGCGCGGCGGGGGACGAGCGCAGCCTGTACATCATGCGAGTGGTGCAGATCGCCGTCATGTGCGTGCTGGCCCTCACCGTGGTGTTCGGCATCTTCTTCCTCGGCTGCAACCTCCTCATCAAGTCCGAGGGCATGATCAACTTTCTGGTCAAGGAGCGCCGCCCGTCCAAGGAGGTGGAGGCGGTGGTGGTGGGGCCGTACTGA